The DNA sequence TGCGCTCGGGGTCGTCGCGGTAGCCCGCCATCAACCCGAGCGGGCGGTCGCGCAGGTCGAGGCAGATCTCACCCTCGTCACCGGGCTCGCCGGTCGCCGGGTCGACGAGCACGACCGGGTAGCCGGGCATCGGGCGGCCCATCGACCCGGGCTTGACCCGCTGGCCGGGCGCGTTGGCGATCTGGACGGTGGTCTCCGTCTGGCCGAAGCCGTCCCGGATCGTGACGCCCCAGGCCCGCTCGACCTGCTCGATCACCTCGGGGTTGAGCGGCTCCCCCGCCCCGACGACCTTCTCCGGCGGCGTCTTGAGCGTCGTCAGGTCGGCCTGGATGAGCATCCGCCACACCGTCGGCGGCGCGCAGAAGCTCGTCACCCCGCACCGGTCCATCTGCGCCAGCAACGCGTTCGCGTCGAAGCGTTCGTAGTTGAAGATGAACACGGTCGCCCCCGCGTTCCACGGCGCGAAGACGTTGCTCCACGCGTGTTTCGCCCAGCCCGGCGAGGAGATGTTGAGGTGGACGTCGCCGGGTTCGAGCCCGATCCAGTACATCGTGGACAGGTGGCCCACCGGGTAGCTGGCGTGCGTGTGCTCGACCAGCTTCGGCAGCGCCGTCGTGCCGGAGGTGAAGTACAGCAGCAGGGGGTCCGACGCCCGGGTCGGGCCGTCCGGGGTGAACTCGGGCTCGCTCGCGTACGCCCGGCCGAAGTCCAGCCAGCCCTCGGCGGGCTCGCCGACGGCGATCCGGGTGTAGCCGCCGTCCGGGAACTTGGCGGTGTCGCGGTCGCGGGCCACGACGTGCCGGACGCGGCCGCGGGTGACGCGGTCGGGCAGGTCGGCCGGGCCGAGCAGGGTGGACGCGGGGATCACCACGGCACCGAGCTTCATCGCCGCGAGCAGCACCTCCCACAGCTCCACCTGGTTGCCCAGCATGAGCAGCAGCCGGTCGCCCCGGCGGACGCCCTGCGCGCGCAGCCAGTTCGCGACCCGGTTCGAGCGTTCGGCGAGCTCGGCGAACGTGTACTTCGCTTCGCTGCCGTCCTCCTCGACCAGCCACAGGGCGGGCCGCGCCGCCGACTCCGGGTCCGCGGCCAGCGCGTCGAACCAGTCGAGCGCCCAGTTGAACCCGGTCAGCTCGGGCCACCGGAACCCGGCGACGGCGGTGTCGTGGTCGTCGCGGTGCGCAAGCAGGAACCGGCGGGCGGACCGGAACGGCTCGTCAGTCATGGGCTCTCCTCGTCGAGTGCGGGGCCGTATCATCCGGAGCACCCGCCCCTGCCGACTACCCCCGAGCGGGGGTACCCCCTTGGGAGGCCCACCGTGGTGCTGCGCCCCGCCGACGGCGACCTCTACCGGCAGGCCCTGCGCGGCGTCCGGCAGCGCACCGGGGTGCCGCTGGCCTTCGCCGGCGAGCTGCGTGACCGGCGGCTGGTGCTCTCCCACTTCCTCGGCGCCCGGACGAGCGGGCTGCGCGACCTGCGGGTCGAGCCGGGCAAGGGCGTCGGCGGGACGGTGCTCGCCCGGCTGCGCCCGCACGGGGTGGCCGACTACCGGGCGGCCCGGTCGATCACCCACGACTACGACGACCCGGTGCTCGGCGAAGGCATCCAGGCGACGATCGCCGTCCCGGTCGCGGCCCGCGGCCGCGTCCACGGCGTGCTCTACGCGGCGGTCCGCGACGACCGGCCGCTCGGCGACCGCGCCACCGCCGCCCTGCTCGCCATCGCCGACGGCGTGGCCCGCGAGCTGGCGATCCGTGACGAGGTCGACCACCGCTTGGAACTGCTCGGCGCGGCCGAACCGGGCGGCCTCCCCGAGCTGCGCGCCGAGCTGGCCGCCATCGCGGCCGACGCGCCCCCGGGCCCGCTCCGCGACCGCCTGCTGCGCGCGTGCGCGCGGTTCGACGGCCCGCCCGTCCCCGAGACGTCGTTGTCCGCACGGGAACTCGACGTCCTCGGCCAGGTGGCACTGGGCTGCACGAACGCGGAAGCCGCCGCACGGCTCGCGCTGAAGCCCGAGACCGTGAAGGCGTACTTGCGCAGCGCGATGGCGAAGCTCGGCGTGCACGGCCGCCGGCAGGCCGTGCAAGCCGCCCGCCGGCTCGGCGTCCTCCCCTGACCGGTCAGCGCCGCGGGAACAGCTTCGCGCAGTTGCGGGTCGTCAGCTCCCGCCAGGTCGTTCCGGCCGGCTGCGGTGCCGCGTCGATGCTCGCCAGCTGGGCGTCCACCGCCGCCGGCGGGGTCCAGCAGAAGTCGCTGCCGTACAGCAGGCGGCCGGTGCCGAACGCGCGCTCGAACGCCGGGACCTGGTGCGGGAACGGCGTTCCCGCGATGTCGAACCACAGCTCGCCGATCTGCTCGGGCACCGTCGGGCCGGCGGTCTCCCCGGTGAACGCCGAGCGGAACAGCTCGAGGCGCCCGGCCAGCAGCGGCAGCACCCCGCCGCCGTGGGTGAAGATCCACGGGACGCCCGGGTACTGCGTGAGGACGCCCGCGAAGACCAGGTCGCTCACCGCGCGGCCGGTGTCGTAGAGGAACTCCAGCATCGGCCGCGGCCTGCCGAGCGCGATCTCCGCGGCGTGCGGGGGTGACGTCGGGTGGACGAACACCGGCGTCCGGCGGCGCTCCAGCTCGGTCCACAAGGGAGCGAACGCCGGGTCGCCGAGGTAGCGGCCGGCCGCGTTGGTCTCGACCGTGACCCCGTCGCAGCCCAGTTCGTCCACGGCGTGGGCGAGTTCGGCCAGCGCACCGTCCACATCGGGCAGTGGCAGGGACGCGAACTGCCCGAACCGGTCCGGGTGCGCGCGGCGGGCCTCCGCTC is a window from the Amycolatopsis sp. cg9 genome containing:
- a CDS encoding LuxR C-terminal-related transcriptional regulator, producing MVLRPADGDLYRQALRGVRQRTGVPLAFAGELRDRRLVLSHFLGARTSGLRDLRVEPGKGVGGTVLARLRPHGVADYRAARSITHDYDDPVLGEGIQATIAVPVAARGRVHGVLYAAVRDDRPLGDRATAALLAIADGVARELAIRDEVDHRLELLGAAEPGGLPELRAELAAIAADAPPGPLRDRLLRACARFDGPPVPETSLSARELDVLGQVALGCTNAEAAARLALKPETVKAYLRSAMAKLGVHGRRQAVQAARRLGVLP
- a CDS encoding AMP-binding protein, translating into MTDEPFRSARRFLLAHRDDHDTAVAGFRWPELTGFNWALDWFDALAADPESAARPALWLVEEDGSEAKYTFAELAERSNRVANWLRAQGVRRGDRLLLMLGNQVELWEVLLAAMKLGAVVIPASTLLGPADLPDRVTRGRVRHVVARDRDTAKFPDGGYTRIAVGEPAEGWLDFGRAYASEPEFTPDGPTRASDPLLLYFTSGTTALPKLVEHTHASYPVGHLSTMYWIGLEPGDVHLNISSPGWAKHAWSNVFAPWNAGATVFIFNYERFDANALLAQMDRCGVTSFCAPPTVWRMLIQADLTTLKTPPEKVVGAGEPLNPEVIEQVERAWGVTIRDGFGQTETTVQIANAPGQRVKPGSMGRPMPGYPVVLVDPATGEPGDEGEICLDLRDRPLGLMAGYRDDPERTAEVMRGGFYHTGDVGSRDEDGYLTYVGRADDVFKASDYRISPFELESVLLEHEAVAEAAVVPSPDPVRLAVPKAYVVLAAGHRPDAGTAAAILRYARENLAPYKRIRRLEFAGLPKTISGKIRRVELREREEELHAGAGPVEGEYTEHDFAG
- a CDS encoding amidohydrolase family protein; amino-acid sequence: MTGLVDVHAHFLTPEYVEAAIAAGHGSPDGMPGWPTWSATRHLELMDRWGVAVSLLSISSPGVHFGDDAAARQLARHVNETGAEARRAHPDRFGQFASLPLPDVDGALAELAHAVDELGCDGVTVETNAAGRYLGDPAFAPLWTELERRRTPVFVHPTSPPHAAEIALGRPRPMLEFLYDTGRAVSDLVFAGVLTQYPGVPWIFTHGGGVLPLLAGRLELFRSAFTGETAGPTVPEQIGELWFDIAGTPFPHQVPAFERAFGTGRLLYGSDFCWTPPAAVDAQLASIDAAPQPAGTTWRELTTRNCAKLFPRR